A DNA window from Paralichthys olivaceus isolate ysfri-2021 chromosome 3, ASM2471397v2, whole genome shotgun sequence contains the following coding sequences:
- the slc34a2b gene encoding solute carrier family 34 member 2b — translation MAPKPKVGTNSSQKTASDDGSPVKDILPAYSTVDLVKDDPDEDPWNIPELEDTGVKWSELDTKGKIMRVLTALLKLVLLLGLLYFFICSLDVLSSAFQLVGGKAAGDIFKDNVVLSNPVAGLVIGVLVTVLVQSSSTSSSIVVSMVSSQLLSVKFAVPIIMGANIGTSVTNTIVAMMQAGDRNEFRRAFAGATVHDFFNWLSVMILLPLEVATGVLYKLTGLIIDSFNIQGGENAPDLLNVITDPLTDSIIQLDKSVIAGIATGDAAARNKSLIKVWCKTETNTTFWNVTVENCTAGAVCWVDGNLTWTEMNTTWTDYQEKCKHLFANTDLPDLAIGLILLALSLLVLCTCLILIVKLLNSMLKGQVAMVIKKVINTDFPFPFSWVTGYIAILVGAGMTFIVQSSSVFTSAITPLVGIGVISLERAYPLTLGSNIGTTTTAILAAMASPSQTLEDSLQIALCHFFFNIMGILLFYPIPFMRVPIRLARGLGNHTAKYRWFAGVYLVLCFLFLPLFVFGLSLAGWKALVGVGVPIIALVVFVIIVNIMQSRCPRYLPKLLRNWNFLPRPLHSMAPWDTVLTTIFGFCGKYCCCCCKCCKNTEDEKIRKNSTKSLEMYDNPAMSNDEDMKDAAKANL, via the exons ATGGCTCCAAAACCAAAAGTGGGGACCAATTCCTCCCAAAAAACTG CATCAGATGATGGTAGTCCAGTGAAGGACATTCTGCCTGCGTACTCCACCGTGGACCTGGTGAAGGATGATCCAGATGAAGATCCCTGGAATATCCCAGAGCTCGAAGACACTGGGGTCAAGTGGTCAG AGCTGGACACAAAAGGGAAGATAATGAGAGTGCTGACAGCTTTATTGAAGTTAGTTCTGCTGCTGGGTCTTCTCTACTTCTTTATTTGCTCTCTGGATGTTCTCAGCTCTGCTTTCCAGCTGGTTGGAG gCAAAGCTGCTGGTGACATCTTTAAGGACAATGTTGTGTTGTCCAACCCTGTGGCTGGGCTGGTGATCGGGGTGTTAGTCACAGTGCTGGTGCAGAgctccagcacctcctcctccattgtGGTCAGCATGGTGTCCTCTCAAC TGCTGAGTGTCAAGTTTGCAGTGCCGATCATCATGGGAGCCAACATTGGAACTTCTGTCACCAACACTATCGTAGCCATGATGCAGGCAGGAGATCGAAACGAGTTCCGCAG GGCGTTTGCCGGTGCTACGGTGCACGACTTCTTCAACTGGCTCTCTGTGATGATTCTCCTCCCACTGGAGGTAGCTACAGGTGTCCTGTACAAACTCACCGGTCTTATCATCGACTCCTTCAACATCCAGGGTGGAGAGAACGCACCCGACCTGCTCAACGTCATCACAGACCCTCTCACAGACTCCATCATCCAG CTGGACAAATCTGTGATCGCCGGCATCGCCACCGGGGACGCAGCAGCCAGAAACAAGAGTCTGATCAAAGTGTGGTGCAAGACGGAGACCAACACa ACTTTCTGGAATGTGACAGTGGAGAACTGCACAGCCGGTGCCGTCTGTTGGGTAGACGGAAACCTGACCTGGACGGAGATGAACACGACATGGACTGATTACCAAGAGAAAT GCAAACATCTTTTTGCCAATACGGATCTGCCCGACCTGGCAATTGGCCTCATTCTTCTGGCGCTGTCCTTGCTCGTCCTCTGCACCTGCCTCATCCTCATTGTCAAGCTGCTCAACTCCATGCTGAAGGGGCAGGTGGCCATGGTCATCAAGAAAGTGAtcaacacag ACTTTCCCTTCCCCTTCAGTTGGGTTACTGGATACATTGCAATTTTGGTGGGAGCAGGGATGACCTTTATCGTTCAGAGCAGCTCCGTTTTTACCTCAGCTATAACTCCTCTTGTTG GTATCGGTGTTATTAGTCTCGAGAGAGCCTATCCTCTGACATTGGGGTCAAATATTggtacaacaaccactgccatACTTGCTGCTATGGCTAGTCCTTCACAAACACTAGAAGACTCGCTGCAG aTTGCGCTTTGTCATTTCTTCTTCAACATCATGGGTATCTTACTGTTTTATCCGATCCCCTTCATGCGGGTACCCATCAGGTTGGCCAGAGGGTTGGGCAACCATACGGCAAAATACCGCTGGTTTGCTGGCGTCTACCTCGTCCTGTGCTTCTTGTTTCTCCCCCTGTTCGTATTCGGCCTGTCACTGGCTGGCTGGAAGGCCCTGGTTGGAGTCGGCGTGCCCATCATTGCGTTGGTTGTCTTTGTGATAATCGTCAATATAATGCAGTCTCGATGCCCCCGCTACTTGCCGAAGTTACTCCGCAACTGGAACTTTTTGCCCCGGCCTCTGCACTCCATGGCACCGTGGGACACTGTGCTGACGACGATCTTCGGATTTTGCGGCaaatactgctgctgctgctgcaaatgcTGCAAGAACACTGAGGATGAGAAGATTAGGAAGAACAGCACCAAGAGCCTAGAGATGTACGATAACCCTGCCATGTCGAATGATGAGGACATGAAGGATGCTGCCAAAGCAAATCTGTAA